A stretch of the Phyllopteryx taeniolatus isolate TA_2022b chromosome 5, UOR_Ptae_1.2, whole genome shotgun sequence genome encodes the following:
- the myo5c gene encoding unconventional myosin-Vc isoform X2: MALIQLYTQFNKVWIPDAEHVWKSAEIVRDFHFGDHILQLLLENGTELKYPVDSSPPELPPLRNPDILVGENDLTALSYLHEPAVLHNLKVRFLESRIIYTYCGIILVAFNPYKQLPIYGDAIIQAYSGQNMGDMDPHIFAVAEEAYKQMARDHKNQSIIISGESGAGKTVSARYAMRYFAVVSKSGSKTQIEDKVLASNPITEAIGNAKTIRNDNSSRFGKFTEISFDNRYRIIGANMRTYLLEKSRVVFQAESERNYHIFYQMCACGHLPQFKELRLMSADQFHYTSLGGDIIIDGVNDRKSMEETQQTFSLLGLKEDFQSDVFKVLAAILHLGNVEIKSSGDDRSSISHSDPHLHIFCELLGVRADDLVRWLCNRKLPLVNENVVKPLHKDRAVNSRDALAKWIYAHLFDCVINRINKALQVPGKQHAFIGVLDIYGFETFDINSFEQFCINYANEKLQQQFNLHVFKLEQEEYMKEDIPWTLIDFYDNQPVIDLIEARMGILGLLDEECSFPQGTDQSWLQKLSNYLNSNPLFERPKLSNETFVIQHFADKVEYQCKGFLEKNRDALYEELVDVLRVSQFAFLAKCFQEQGKEGLNMKGIRVKPARPSVRPANKQLRTSVGDKFCSSLSLLMETLNATTPHYVRCIKPNDEKLPFEYDSGRVVQQLRACGVLETIRISAQSYPSRWTYFEFYSRYSILMTSEEEGINDKTQMCKYVLQRLIEDPNQYKFGRTKIFLRAGQVAYLEKLRLDRLRGACITIQKYVRGWIQRRNFLRLRQATILIQHYIRGKRTVRKAVSAANLKQGWSAVVIQRYWRGFRIKKVYQTLVEARKAMVLQKYARAWLARRRFIAIRRLVHQVQLSFRVQQLRKKNEEQSKDNRGLVERLTSLASSHSQAMDRLQALETQLEKSANQKASLEAREKKVKEDAFLKMTELQSDVDGLIIRKQNMEKMFEASSKEQKEKFDQIKMNLLEEKETQARLRKIAENNLGIQRQDHEKELGRLKEEIRRLKDERVSLQMKMEDGDQMAADLQDQVAQLTKHVKVIPELRRDLSNLQNQKNNVDRRMKQQSEEARAKLHEISRLLAGSVVEEDILLGLTADYSEKTYEAEDLLAAFNGLAKATRTLENHRKEQKESYETQIEGLRLKMDYLQNENSSLQTLFIEKNNINDNIRQEVCRLSSENSVIPQLKVQISELHRQKNELEVLVEEQKKELEEKSDAIKNTLQRRIEEESSKCRHFEEQVEGLEETKKDLQGKIKDLQVENDHQSRQLQMERDAKIRLRLEASQLSSKNLDFEDLLDQKERTIKQLENHMISLETAQKAQKTSSPSPKHYLGMLEYKKEDESRLIQNLIVDLKPKGVAVNMIPVLPAYILFMCIRHADYMNDEDKVQSFMNVTISAVKKVSMAHQNDLASLVFWLSNMYQLLNCLKQYSGEEEFRKQSTPRQVNNCLQNFDLSDHQQVVSDLAICIYHQFIAAMERALTPAIVPGMLEHESLQGICSMKPRGFIKRSSNNNSDTETYTISFIIQRLSHFHTNMMQHGTEPHLIKQVVKQLLFHIGATTLNNLLLRKDMCSCRKGMQIRCNISYLEEWLQEKDLQSCHLIDTLKPLTEAAWLLQVRKSTDDDAKAITEKCTELNTVQIVKILNSYTPTDGFEKRVASSFVRKVQSLRQDHDGSAQLMMDAHYRFPVTFPFSPSSQALELLQVPSSLHLEFLTMI; the protein is encoded by the exons ATGGCGTTGATTCAACTATACACGCAG TTCAACAAAGTGTGGATTCCAGATGCTGAACATGTGTGGAAATCAGCAGAAATTGTGAGAGATTTCCATTTTGGAGATCATATTTTACAGCTGCTTCTCGAAAATGGGACA GAACTCAAGTACCCCGTTGACTCGTCGCCACCAGAGCTCCCTCCTCTTCGCAACCCGGACATCTTGGTCGGGGAGAACGACCTCACTGCTCTTAGCTACCTCCATGAACCTGCAGTCCTGCACAACCTCAAAGTGCGCTTCTTGGAGTCCAGAATCATCTACACCTACTGTG GCATCATCCTGGTGGCTTTCAATCCCTATAAGCAGCTTCCTATCTACGGAGATGCAATCATTCAGGCATACTCGGGTCAGAACATGGGCGACATGGACCCTCATATATTTGCAGTGGCAGAGGAGGCTTACAAACAGATGGCCAG AGACCACAAGAACCAATCTATCATCATCAGTGGAGAGTCTGGAGCTGGCAAAACTGTGTCAGCTCGATATGCTATGAGATACTTTGCCGTTGTCAGTAAATCTGGCAGTAAAACCCAAATTGAAGACAAAGTCCTAGCGTCCAATCCCATAACAGAG GCCATTGGGAATGCAAAGACGATCAGAAACGATAACAGCAGCCGTTTTGGGAAATtcactgagatcagttttgacAACAGATATCGGATTATTGGTGCAAACATGAGGACTTACCTGTTAGAGAAATCCAGAGTTGTTTTCCAG GCTGAGTCTGAGCGGAACTATCACATATTTTACCAAATGTGCGCCTGTGGACATCTGCCACAGTTTAAGGAACTCCGATTGA TGAGTGCAGATCAGTTCCACTATACGAGCTTGGGTGGCGATATCATTATTGATGGTGTGAATGACAGGAAAAGCATGGAGGAGACTCAGCAGACCTTCTCACTGTTGG GACTGAAGGAGGACTTCCAGTCTGATGTCTTCAAAGTTCTTGCAGCTATTCTTCATCTGGGAAATGTGGAAATTAAGAGCTCTGGTGATGATAGGTCATCCATTTCT CACAGCGATCCACATCTGCATATCTTCTGTGAGTTACTGGGTGTGCGTGCAGACGACTTAGTGCGTTGGCTGTGCAATCGGAAGCTTCCTCTGGTTAATGAGAATGTGGTGAAGCCGTTGCACAAAGATCGCGCAGTGAATTCCAGAGATGCCCTCGCCAAGTGGATCTATGCTCATTTGTTTGACTGCGTCATTAACAGGATCAACAAAGCACTCCAGGTCCCTGGGAAGCAACATGCTTTCATAGGGGTTCTGGACATTTATgg CTTTGAGACATTTGACATCAACAGTTTTGAGCAGTTTTGTATCAATTATGCCAATGAAAAGCTTCAGCAGCAGTTTAACTTG CATGTGTTCAAACTGGAACAAGAGGAGTACATGAAAGAAGACATCCCATGGACGTTGATAGATTTCTATGACAATCAGCCAGTCATTGACTTGATTGAAGCCAGAATGGGAATCCTGGGCTTGCTTGATGAAGAATGTTCG TTTCCTCAAGGCACTGATCAAAGCTGGCTCCAAAAACTCTCCAACTACCTGAACAGCAATCCTTTGTTTGAGAGGCCCAAGCTGTCAAATGAGACGTTTGTGATTCAACACTTTGCAGACAAG GTGGAATATCAGTGCAAAGGTTTTCTTGAGAAGAACCGAGATGCTCTTTACGAAGAACTGGTTGACGTTTTGAGAGTCAGTcag TTTGCATTTCTGGCCAAATGTTTCCAAGAGCAGGGGAAGGAAGGTCTGAACATGAAAGGTATCAGAGTGAAGCCGGCCAGGCCCAGTGTGAGACCGGCCAATAAACAGCTGAGGACCTCAGTTGGAGATAAG TTCTGCAGCTCTCTCTCTTTGCTTATGGAGACACTGAATGCTACAACCCCTCACTATGTGCGTTGCATTAAACCAAATGATGAAAAGCTGCCATTTGA atatGATTCCGGGAGGGTGGTGCAGCAGCTGCGGGCCTGTGGAGTGCTTGAAACTATTCGCATCAGTGCCCAAAGTTACCCGTCAAG GTGGACCTACTTTGAGTTTTACAGCCGTTACAGTATCCTAATGACAAGCGAGGAGGAGGGCATCAATGACAAGACACAGATGTGCAAATATGTCCTTCAGAGGTTGATTGAG GACCCCAACCAATACAAGTTTGGTCGCACAAAGATCTTTCTCCGAGCTGGTCAAGTAGCATACTTAGAGAAGCTGCGCCTGGACCGACTACGAGGAGCTTGCATAACCATCCAGAAATATGTCCGTGGGTGGATTCAGAGAAGGAATTTCCTACGTTTGAGGCAGGCAACCATCCTGATACAACACTACATCCGTGGCAAGAGGACCGTACG TAAAGCAGTGAGCGCAGCAAACCTGAAGCAGGGCTGGTCAGCGGTGGTGATCCAGAGGTACTGGAGAGGCTTCCGCATAAAGAAGGTCTACCAAACG CTAGTGGAAGCACGCAAGGCCATGGTGCTGCAGAAGTACGCCAGAGCGTGGCTGGCTCGGCGGCGTTTTATCGCCATCCGCCGATTGGTGCATCAAGTTCAGCTCTCCTTCAGGGTGCAGCAGCTCCGAAAGAAGAATGAGGAGCAG AGTAAAGACAACCGCGGGTTGGTGGAAAGACTGACGAGTTTGGCCAGCTCCCATTCTCAAGCTATGGACAGGCTACAGGCTCTGGAGACACAGCTCGAAAAATCAGCCAACCAGAAGGCATCTTTGGAAGCAAGAGAGAAGAAAGTTAAAGAAGATGCTTTTCTG AAAATGACTGAGCTTCAAAGTGACGTTGATGGGTTAATCATTAGGAAACAGAACATGGAGAAAATGTTTGAAGCTTCCTCCAAAGAACAAAAAG AAAAGTTTGATCAAATAAAGATGAATCTACTGGAGGAGAAAGAAACTCAAGCAAGGCTTCGAAA AATCGCTGAGAACAACCTTGGGATCCAAAGACAGGACCACGAGAAGGAACTGGGAAGGCTGAAAGAGGAGATCAGGAGGCTGAAGGATGAGCGAGTCAGCCTGCAAATGAAGATGGAGGATGGCGACCAGATGGCCGCCGACCTGCAGGATCAGGTGGCCCAGCTCACCAAGCATGTCAAGGTCATTCCAGAGCTCCGCAGGGACCTCAGCAACCTGCAGAATCAGAAGAATAACGTAGACCGCAGGATGAAACAACAGTCTGAAGAAGCAAGAG CTAAACTGCATGAGATTTCAAGATTACTCGCAGGCAGCGTTGTTGAAGAAGATATACTTTTGGG GCTAACTGCAGATTATTCTGAGAAGACATATGAAGCCGAAGACCTTCTGGCAGCCTTTAATGGTTTAGCGAAAGCTACCAG aacATTGGAGAACCACCGCAAGGAGCAGAAGGAAAGCTATGAGACTCAAATAGAAGGCTTGAGACTGAAAATGGATTACCTTCAAAATGAGAACAGCAGCTTGCAAACTCTTTTCATTGAGAAAAATAACATCAATGACAATATTCGCCAAGAGGTGTGCCGGCTGAGCAGCGAGAACTCG GTCATACCTCAGCTGAAAGTTCAGATTTCAGAGCTGCATAGACAAAAGAACGAGCTTGAGGTTCTTGTagaagagcaaaaaaaagaGTTAGAAG aaaaatcaGATGCAATTAAAAATACCCTTCAAAGGAGGATTGAAGAAGAGAGTTCAAAGTGCAG GCACTTTGAGGAGCAAGTTGAGGGGCTCGAGGAGACAAAGAAGGACCTCCAAGGTAAAATAAAAGACCTCCAAGTGGAGAATGATCACCAGAGCAGGCAACTGCAGATGGAGAGAGATGCCAAGATTCGACTGAGACTAGAAGCGTCCCAGTTATCCTCTAAAAATTTG GACTTTGAGGATCTCCTCGACCAAAAGGAAAGAACCATTAAACAATTAGAGAATCACATGATAAGCCTTGAAACAGCACAAAAAG CCCAAAAAACCTCTTCACCTAGTCCCAAACATTATCTTGGAATGTTGGAGTACAAGAAAGAGGATGAATCCCGACTCATCCAAAACCTTATTGTAG ATCTTAAGCCCAAAGGTGTGGCGGTCAACATGATCCCTGTTCTGCCAGCTTACATCCTCTTCATGTGCATACGGCACGCTGACTACATGAACGACGAAGACAAAGTCCAGTCTTTTATGAATGTGACTATTAGTGCTGTCAAGAAGGTCAGCATG GCTCACCAGAATGACTTGGCCTCACTGGTCTTCTGGCTGTCCAACATGTACCAGCTGCTCAACTGTCTCAAGCAGTACAGTGGAGAGGAG GAATTCAGGAAACAAAGCACTCCCCGTCAGGTGAACAACTGCTTACAAAACTTTGATTTGTCAGACCACCAGCAAGTTGTCAGCGACTTGGCTATCTGCATCTATCACCAGTTCATTGCGGCCATGGAAAGAGCTCTCACCCCTGCGATTG TACCTGGTATGTTGGAGCATGAGAGTTTACAGGGGATTTGCAGCATGAAGCCCAGGGGCTTCATCAAACGGTCCAGCAACAACAATTCAGACACGGAGACCTACACCATCTCCTTCATTATTCAGCGGCTCTCTCACTTCCACACAAACATGATGCAACACGGCACAGAGCCACACCTCATTAAACAGGTGGTCAAGCAACTGCTCTTCCACATTGGCGCGACCACTCTCAACAACCTGCTCCTCCGGAAAGACATGTGTTCCTGTAGGAAAGGAATGCAAattag